The region CTCGACGGCGACCAGCGTGCTGCCTTCGGTCTGGCGCACCGAGTAGCGCGTGCCCAGCGCCTGCGCCTGGCCTTGCGCCGTTTCGACGAGGAAGGGGCGGTAAGGGCGGCCCGTTTCGTGGGCCGTGGCGATGAAGACTTCGCCCTGCACCAGTTGCAGCAGGCGCCGCGTGCCCGTGTAGCGGATGTTGACGGCGCTGCCGCTGTTCAGGTGCAGACGGCTGCCGTCGGGCAGGGGCAGCTCGCGGCGTTCGCCCACGCCCGTGGACAGGTCGGCCAGCGCGGCGCGGGCAAGGACGGGCGCATAGTCCGAACGCGCGCCGAACCAGCCCGTGAGGCCGATGGTGGCTGTCCACGCCAGCAACTGCAGGCTGCGGCGGCGCGAGATGGTCGAGGCAGGACGGGAGCGCTGTGTCAACGCCGTGCGGCTGGCCTGCGCATCGAGTTCGCGCAAGCCGCCGCTGGCGCTTTCGATGTGTTTCCACGCCCGCTCATGGTCGGGGTGCGCCTGGCGCCACTCGTGCCAGGCCGCTTTTTCCGCCGGCGTCGTTGCGCCGCTCATCAGGGTGGCCAGCCATTCGGCCGCCTGCATGGCGATGGCCAGGTCGATGGGCTGGCCCTGTGCGTAGACGGTGGCGCCGCGCATGTCAGGATGCGGCAAAATCGGGCACGGCAAAAAAGCACAGCAG is a window of Janthinobacterium rivuli DNA encoding:
- a CDS encoding FecR domain-containing protein, which codes for MRGATVYAQGQPIDLAIAMQAAEWLATLMSGATTPAEKAAWHEWRQAHPDHERAWKHIESASGGLRELDAQASRTALTQRSRPASTISRRRSLQLLAWTATIGLTGWFGARSDYAPVLARAALADLSTGVGERRELPLPDGSRLHLNSGSAVNIRYTGTRRLLQLVQGEVFIATAHETGRPYRPFLVETAQGQAQALGTRYSVRQTEGSTLVAVEEGAVRLMPRHGDASPLIRAGQGGGMTAHDALPAHAVSPDIWAWRQGLLLADAMPLRDFLHELSRYRHGLLGCDDAVAGLRISGVFPLADLDAVLLSLPDSLPVDVRLRTRYWVQVEARQPR